In the genome of Raphanus sativus cultivar WK10039 chromosome 4, ASM80110v3, whole genome shotgun sequence, one region contains:
- the LOC108853966 gene encoding structural maintenance of chromosomes protein 4: MEEEEPMGEFRGESEPEQRKAGTPRLYIKELVMRNFKSYAGEQRVGPFHKSFSAVVGPNGSGKSNVIDAMLFVFGKRAKQMRLNKVSELIHNSTNHQNLDSAGVSVQFEEIIDKEDGSYETVPGSDFMITRVAFRDNSSKYYINERTSNFTEVTKKLKGKGVDLDNNRFLILQGEVEQISLMKPKAQGPHDEGFLEYLEDIIGTNKYVEKIDELNKELETLNEKRSGVVQMVKLAEKERDNLEGVKDEAETYMLKELSYLKWQEKATKMAHEDTLAKIAEQKESLQNLENSLKNDREKMDESNKELKELESVHEKHKKKQEGLDNELRDCKEKFKEFERQDVKHREDLKHMKQKIKKLEDKLQKDSSKINDLTKECEDSRNLIPELQENIPKLQEVLVNEEKALEDIKEKAKVETEGYRSELTKVRAELEPWEKDLIVHKGKLDVASSESELLSNKHEAALKAFTDAQKQLSDISGRKEEKTAATTSIKADIEKKKLEAMEARKVEEESHREQETLIPQEQAAREKVAELKSAMNSEKSQGDVLKAVLRAKENNQIEGIYGRMGDLGAIDSKYDVAVSTACGGLDYIVVETTSAAQACVELLRKGNLGVATFMILEKQTNHLPRLKEKVKTPEDVPRLFDLIRVKDERMKLAFYAALGNTVVAKDLDQATRIAYGGNREFQRVVTLDGALFEKSGTMSGGGGKPRGGRMGTSIRATGVSGEVVADAEKELFKIVDMLSHIREKFGNAVRQYRAAENEVSRLEMELAKSQREIESLNSEHNYLEKQLASLEAASQPKTDEIDRLKELKKIISKEEKEIEKLEKGSKQLKDTALELQTNIENAGGEKLKGQKAKVEKIQSDIDKSNTEINRCNVQIETHQKMIKKLTKGIEDGTREKERLEGEKEKLLTVFKSIEQKAFAIQETYKETQKLIDEHKDVLTEAKSNYEKLKKSVDELKASRVDAEFKVQDMKKKYNELELKEKGYKKKLNDLQIALTKHMEQIQKDLVDPDKLQATLMDNNLNEACDLKRALEMAALLEAQLKELNPNLDSIAEYRSKVELYNGRVDELNSVTQERDDIRKQHDELRKRRLDEFMAGFNTISLKLKEMYQMITLGGDAELELVDSLDPFSEGVVFSVRPPKKSWKNIANLSGGEKTLSSLALVFALHHYKPTPLYVMDEIDAALDFKNVSIVGHYVKDRTKDAQFIIISLRNNMFELADRLVGIYKTDNCTKSITINPGSFAVSQKTSA; this comes from the exons ATGGAAGAGGAGGAGCCAATGGGTGAGTTTCGCGGCGAGTCTGAGCCAGAGCAGAGGAAAGCTGGAACTCCGAGGCTTTACATCAAAGAGCTTGTGATGCGGAACTTCAAATCGTACGCTGGCGAACAACGCGTCGGTCCTTTCCACAAG AGTTTTTCTGCGGTGGTTGGACCTAATGGGAGTGGAAAGAGCAATGTGATAGATGCGATGCTGTTTGTATTTGGGAAACGAGCTAAGCAG ATGCGGCTCAACAAAGTGTCTGAACTAATTCACAACTCAACCAATCACCAGAACTTGGATAGTGCTGGAGTTTCTGTACAGTTTGAAGAGATTATTGATAAG GAAGATGGCTCCTACGAGACTGTTCCTGGAAGTGATTTCATGATTACCCGGGTTGCATTCCGAGATAATTCTTCCAAGTACTATATCAATGAAAGAACCAGCAATTTCACTGAAGTTACCAAAAAATTGAAGGGGAAAGGAGTAGATCTCGACAACAACCGTTTCCTGATTCTTCAG GGGGAGGTAGAACAGATATCACTCATGAAGCCGAAAGCACAAGGTCCCCATGATGAAGGTTTTCTTGAATATCTCGAGGATATTATTGGAACGAATAAATACGTGGAGAAGATCGATGAATTAAATAAGGA GCTTGAAACCCTCAATGAAAAGCGGTCTGGAGTTGTACAAATGGTGAAACTAGCAGAGAAAGAAAGGGACAATTTAGAG GGTGTGAAGGATGAAGCAGAGACTTACATGCTGAAAGAGCTGTCTTATCTTAAATGGCAAGAAAAGGCTACAAAAATGGCACATGAAGATACTTTAGCTAAAATTGCCGAACAGAAAGAGAGCTTGCAGAATTTGGAAAACAGTCTAAAGAATGATCG AGAGAAAATGGATGAGAGTAATAAGGAATTGAAGGAACTAGAGTCCGTGCATGAAAAACATAAGAAGAAACAAGAG GGTCTTGATAATGAGCTTCGAGATTGTAAGGAGAAGTTCAAAGAGTTTGAAAGGCAGGACGTAAAGCACAGGGAGGATTTGAAGCATATGAAGcaaaaaatcaagaaattaGAGGACAAACTTCAAAAG GATTCATCCAAAATCAATGATTTGACAAAGGAGTGCGAGGACTCGAGAAATCTTATACCTGAACTTCAGGAAAATATACCAAAGCTGCAGGAGGTCCTGGTAAATGAGGAGAAGGCACTGGAGGATATCAAAGAGAAAGCTAAAG TTGAAACTGAAGGTTACCGGTCTGAGCTTACAAAAGTTCGTGCTGAATTAGAACCTTGGGAAAAAGATTTAATTGTCCACAAGGGAAAGCTGGATGTTGCATCATCCGAGAGTGAGCTCTTGAGCAATAAG CACGAAGCTGCTCTGAAGGCCTTCACAGATGCTCAGAAACAGCTCTCTGATATATCAGGgaggaaagaagaaaaaactgcAGCAACTACTTCTATTAAAGCAGATATAGAAAAGAAGAAACTGGAAGCAATGGAAGCTCGGAAAGTTGAAGAG GAATCACATAGAGAACAAGAAACTCTTATTCCACAAGAGCAGGCAGCCAGAGAAAAAGTCGCTGAGCTAAAGTCAGCTATGAATTCTGAGAAGAGTCAAGGTGATGTTTTGAAGGCGGTTTTACGAGCCAAGGAGAACAATCAAATTGAAGGAATATATGGAAGGATGGGGGACTTAGGTGCCATTGATT CGAAATACGATGTTGCCGTTTCAACTGCTTGCGGTGGGCTTGATTACATTGTTGTAGAAACAACGTCTGCCGCTCAGGCATGTGTCGAGCTGCTGCGGAAGGGAAATCTTGGCGTTGCAACGTTTATGATATTG GAAAAACAAACCAATCATTTACCAAGATTAAAGGAGAAAGTGAAGACACCCGAGGATGTTCCACGCCTCTTTGATCTGATTAGAGTTAAGGATGAGAGGATGAAACTTGCATTCTACGCAGCCTTGGGAAACACTGTTGTGGCAAAAGATCTTGATCAG GCAACCCGTATTGCGTATGGTGGGAACAGAGAATTTCAAAGAGTTGTGACTCTTGACGGTGCTCTCTTTGAAAAATCTGGTACCATGAGTGGAGGGGGAGGCAAACCACGTGGAGGAAGAATGGGAACCTCTATTCGAGCCACTGGTGTATCTGGCGAAGTTGTTGCGGATGCAGAAAAAGAGCTCTTCAAAATTGTTGACATGTTAAGCCATATCCGTGAAAAGTTTGGCAATGCCGTGAGACAATATCGAGCTGCAGAAAACGAAGTCTCTCGCCTCGAGATGGAGCTGGCGAAAAGCCAAAGGGAG ATCGAAAGTCTCAACTCAGAGCATAATTACTTGGAGAAACAACTAGCTTCCCTGGAAGCTGCATCTCAGCCAAAGACAGATGAGATAGACAGGCTTAAAGAGCTCAAGAAAATCATctccaaagaagaaaaagagattgaaAAACTTGAGAAGGGCTCTAAACAGCTGAAGGATACA GCTTTGGAGCTGCAAACCAACATAGAGAACGCTGGTGGGGAAAAACTGAAAGGACAAAAGGCAAAGGTTGAGAAGATTCAGAGT GACATTGACAAAAGTAATACAGAGATCAATCGATGTAATGTTCAAATAGAAACACACCAGAAAATGATAAAGAAGTTAACAAAGGGAATTGAAGACGGTACTCGAGAGAAAGAAAGGCTAGAGGGTGAGAAGGAAAAATTGCTCACGGTTTTCAAATCTATAGAACAGAAAGCATTTGCGATCCAAGAGACGTATAAAGAAACACAGAAG TTGATTGATGAACATAAAGACGTGCTGACTGAAGCAAAATCCAATTATGAGAAGCTGAAAAAGTCTGTGGATGAGTTGAAGGCATCTAGG GTCGATGCAGAATTCAAAGTTCAAGATATGAAAAAGAAATACAATGAGTTAGAATTGAAAGAGAAGGGCTACAAGAAGAAACTCAACGACTTGCAGATTGCACTCACAAAGCATATGGAACA AATTCAGAAAGATCTTGTTGATCCGGATAAGCTTCAAGCAACATTGATGGATAATAATTTGAACGAAGCTTGTGATCTAAAAAGGGCTCTTGAAATGGCTGCTTTACTGGAGGCTCAGCTGAAAGAGTTGAATCCAAATCTTGACTCAATCGCGGA GTATCGGAGCAAAGTGGAACTTTACAATGGGCGGGTAGATGAACTTAACTCTGTAACCCAAGAACGTGATGACATAAGGAAGCAGCATGATGAACTGAGAAAGAGAAG GTTGGATGAGTTTATGGCAGGATTTAACACAATATCGTTAAAACTGAAAGAAATGTATCAG ATGATCACCCTAGGAGGTGATGCAGAGCTCGAGCTTGTAGACTCGCTGGACCCTTTCTCAGAAGGTGTGGTTTTCAGTGTGAGACCTCCCAAGAAGAGCTGGAAGAACATTGCAAACTTGTCCGGTGGTGAAAAG ACACTTAGCTCGCTCGCACTAGTCTTTGCACTCCATCACTACAAGCCTACACCACTATACGTCATGGACGAAATCGACGCCGCTCTCG ATTTCAAGAACGTATCAATCGTTGGACACTATGTGAAGGACCGTACTAAAGA
- the LOC108829629 gene encoding zinc-finger homeodomain protein 9: MLEVGAMDMTPKSPEPESETPTRIQPAKPISFSNGIIKRHHHIHHHHNHTITTVNYKECLKNHAAAIGGHALDGCGEFMPSPSSTPTDPTSLKCAACGCHRNFHRRDPDDSSLTSPVPPPSLPPSSATAAIEYQPHHRHHPPPPAPPLPRSPTSSSPPPISSSYMLLALSGNNKPGGNSLPFSDLNFAAANNLSAHHHQQHHTPGSRKRFRTKFSQHQKDKMHEFADRIGWKIQKRDEDEVREFCRDVGVDKGVLKVWMHNNKNTFSTTRRELPFSGDTTVQKIDNGVAVSGGDNIVINNNSNNNADDVGVHGGNGLEHEIHRGGGDGRFESDSGGAAANGSSSTS; the protein is encoded by the coding sequence ATGCTTGAAGTAGGAGCAATGGATATGACTCCTAAATCTCCTGAACCCGAATCCGAAACACCAACCCGGATCCAACCAGCTAAACCAATCTCCTTCAGCAACGGCATCATCAAACGCCACCACCacatccaccaccaccacaaccacACAATCACCACCGTCAACTACAAAGAATGCCTCAAGAACCACGCTGCTGCGATTGGAGGTCACGCGCTCGACGGCTGCGGCGAGTTCATGCCATCTCCTTCCTCCACGCCTACCGATCCAACCTCCCTCAAGTGCGCCGCCTGCGGTTGCCACCGAAACTTCCACCGCCGTGACCCCGACGACTCCTCCCTCACTTCCCCCGTGCCTCCACCGTCTCTCCCTCCGTCTTCCGCCACCGCCGCAATAGAGTACCAGCCTCACCACCGTCACCACCCACCCCCGCCTGCTCCTCCTCTCCCTCGCAGCCCTACTTCCTCCTCTCCGCCGCCTATCTCCTCCTCTTACATGCTCCTCGCTCTCTCCGGTAACAATAAGCCCGGCGGAAACAGCTTACCGTTCTCAGATCTCAACTTCGCCGCCGCCAACAACCTCTCCGCTCACCACCACCAACAGCACCATACTCCCGGCTCCAGGAAGCGGTTCAGGACGAAGTTCAGCCAACATCAGAAAGACAAGATGCACGAGTTCGCCGACCGGATCGGGTGGAAGATCCAGAAGCGCGACGAGGACGAGGTGCGCGAGTTCTGCCGCGACGTCGGAGTTGATAAAGGCGTGCTCAAGGTCTGGATGCACAATAACAAAAACACCTTCAGCACCACCCGCCGCGAACTGCCGTTCTCCGGCGACACCACCGTCCAGAAGATCGACAACGGCGTCGCTGTTTCTGGCGGCGACAATAttgttattaataataatagtaacaACAACGCCGACGATGTTGGCGTTCACGGTGGAAACGGTTTAGAACACGAGATACACCGCGGCGGTGGTGATGGGAGGTTTGAGAGTGATAGCGGCGGAGCTGCGGCTAACGGCTCGTCGTCTACGTCGTGA
- the LOC108852490 gene encoding mini zinc finger protein 2, with protein sequence MRKRQVVLRRASPEEPCRSSSTASSLTARGVRYGECQKNHAAAVGGYAVDGCREFMASNGEEGSVAALTCAACGCHRSFHRREIETEVVCDCNSPLSTGN encoded by the coding sequence ATGAGAAAGCGTCAAGTGGTGTTGAGGAGAGCCTCGCCGGAGGAACCTTGTAGGAGCTCGTCGACGGCTTCGTCTCTGACGGCGAGAGGTGTGAGATACGGAGAGTGTCAGAAGAACCATGCCGCGGCGGTAGGCGGCTACGCCGTAGATGGCTGCCGTGAGTTCATGGCAAGCAACGGAGAGGAAGGTTCGGTAGCAGCGCTAACGTGCGCCGCCTGTGGCTGCCACCGCAGTTTCCACCGGAGAGAAATCGAAACCGAGGTTGTTTGCGACTGTAACTCACCTCTTTCGACTGGAAACTAG